The genomic segment GCTGTGCCATTTTCATTCTTCGTGCAGTTGGATGAATAAATCTGATGAGAATGTTAGATGGTGCGCATATCTTGAGGGGGGATGGACCATTGGGAAGCCATTCATTCAGACAAGCCAAGCTTCAATGAGCCGCTAAGCCGCTGGTGAATGCTATGTAGGGAGGTCGATTTGCTTACCCCATAGTGTCTAGTAGAGCGAATTTCTTTCGAAGCCACATATGGTGACGAGAGTCCCGAGGGAGAAAGAGCGCCGCAATAGAAATGCAGCATTGGAGTGGTATGAGCGCTCCTTTGGGCTTCAATGGCCAGAACTCCACAGTCTCAAAATACTGACAGATTGTGTATGCGTGTTTGGCCATCTCCATAAACGCTTGTCCGGCGGGGATATCTGAGGACTGCGATAGGTGCATGATCATGATTGACGTCCATTCCGTGCTGATCAAAGTATTCGTGAAGAGTGGTAGTTTATAAAGAAGACCCGGCATATAGGGATCGATTATGTCACCTGGATCTGTCTCGTTCTTGTACGAAAAGTCTGTCACCAAGTACTCTGGGTTTGAAAGAGCCGCGTCCCAGGTCGATTTCCACTCGAGGAGCTTGTTCGTGATCCTGTTATGCTCCCGAGTGAAGTCCTCGTGTCCTATCTGCCCGCGGCTCCCCCTCGCATAGAGCATGGACATATCGTACGATATCGCTCGAAGTTGAGTCGATCGTAAGCTAATCTTCCAGCGCAATGCGTCAGGGCTCGTGGCAATTTGTGACTCATTGTACTTGTTCATTTGGCTAAACCACTCCCTGGGTAAGTCCGTCGGGAAGCCGCCCATGATGGCGACGAAGCAATCGTAGCGTGTGTACCAGTCGATGCAGGCTCTTCCCAATGGCGTCTGCATCACGGTATCGGCCGTGAATATTTTTCGAATTACTTGAAAAGCCGCCTTTTGATGTCCCATGAGGTTTACCCAATCGCCAAAGTACTCCTAAAGCGCCAGTCAGTATCCCATCCCCGTGTGGCAATGATTGGAAGAGGTTACTTCTATGGTCAACAGCTGCAAGATGGTTACTAGGTTGAGGACATTATTCATTTCCTTTCGATTTATAGATTCCAGAAGCAGAGTGACGCTTTTGTTGTAATATTTCAAAAAGTCttcaagctggccattggGGTTCTGTAGCGTGGCGTGATAGGTCGCGAAGCCAACTACAGCGTTCAGGAGGGGTTCGTGTTGaacagccaaagaaggcaaaatCGTGCTAAAGAAGTCATCGGCATCATGCATAATGCTGTAGTgaaagttggtgatgttttCCACGAAGTAGTCCAAGCACCGCTGGTAGTCCAATGGAAGGTGAGACCAATCAGCACGCCCGTCTGTAACAATATTTAGGTCAATGGATGGGGCTATGGTAACACTGCTGCCGCCAGTCGAAACGGATGGCGAAGATTctttgttgccatcttgcgaTAAGCTGTCGGTACTTTGCCGCCTCGTGATTTTCCGATTTAAGCCGCCTTTTGCCTTACTTCCTGACATTTGTGAATCCGACCTTTCACCAGCAGACGATTCTTCAGGCTCGTCTTCGTCCGGAATAGTCTCCAGCGGGAGTATTACTGGATCGACGTCGGTATCGTCCCCATCGTTGGATGATTTTGGGCTCGTTTTTTGAGATGATGTGCTGCTGTCCTTGGGCTTAGAGATCTTTGCCGTTGGCGGGTCAGGGTAGACGCAATCACGGTTGCCCTTCTTACACCCTGATGACATGTTAACACTGTAGCAACACATATATAGACTGCGACTTGTAGAAATTCTTCAGCGCGTGGGTTGAGTATACTCACGTTCACATATAGGACGAGTCTCGTCACACTAACAAAGTGTAATGGAGGGTTAGCATGAAATCCTGCATCGACAAAGCTACTAGGAATATAGGCATCCTACCTTTACTCGCCTGCTTCGACACATGAAGCATCCTGACCGCGTTCGTCTATGTTTGACGTGTTCTGCTCCAAAAGTAGGTCCCGCAATAGACTTCTTCCGGCCTTTACTGGTCTTCGATGCATGAAGAAGCGACGGATCAGAATATGTCCCCAAATGTCCCAAGCTATGATATGGATTTTGCATTGTTGGGCCCGGTATGGGAATATGATATGCTGACATGGTTGACATGTTCAGCTCGTCGGCATTAGTAGTGGGATGACCTCCCACTCCTGACATTGATGTCAGGAAGTTGTGATAATACTCGTCCATGGTTGTCTCTTGGGAAGAACTTAAGTGATGCCGGTATATATGTCGATGGATGCAGCCTCTACTAGTCCGCGGGGCGTCTCTACCATGCTCGATAGGGATGACAAAGTGTTTCGCGGTAGAGGTGTGGGCGTAGATTGCCACCAGGAAGCGGAGCTGTGCTGCAGCTGTCGCGCAAAAGTCTGGGGGAGATCTCACTGTTATCCAGCCGTCTATGGGACAGAGGATGTATCAATCCCGAggcaagacaagaagagTCAGCGTCAACACCCTTTGGGCGGAGACGTTGTCGGAGTCTGACTGATTTGGCACCGCCGTGGGTCTTCTCTATTGCAGCTTGCTGTCTGTTTGAGAATGGACAGCATCAGACTTGTTAAGTTGGAGGGATACGCAAAAGGTTCCATGTAATGAGTCCTGGTACATCAGCGGATGGTAAGGGGGTGGTCCTGGTATGGTTCTTGACAAGAGCGTCCGGCAAGAGACTGACTGCCTGCCAAATCGCGGTGTTGTGGCCTTCTTGAATAGGATAACCACCCCTTCAACTGAGGTGATGGAGATTTGTTAGAGCTTGTAGGTGGAGATGAGAGCTGCTTGCTGTATCTCCCGGCACGGAAAGCATCCCCGATTTGTTTCCCAGGTTTTTGAAAGAGGTTGTCAGGCCAAACGTCCCAACGTCGCAAATCAAAAGTGGGTGCTGTACTCCAAACTGCTGTCTGAGGGGAAAGCCCAGCTTGCTTCGAAATAGCATCAACCCCTTGTAAGATGACGGAAGAAACGGTGGTGTTAGATGGGGCACACGACAGGGAATTACCCCTGGTAGCCTTGTCCAAAAGTGCCAGAACGCACTCTTTGGCAGTGTCAACGGCAGATGCCCGGGTTGGTCCGCTCAAGCACCAGTTCGCCACTCTCCGAAGACAAGGTAATCAAAGTGGTGCGTTACTTGCAGGAATGATCCAATGTCGAGAGCCGGAAATAAGTTATAGGGGGTCCGTTTCACTGTTGTGAGATCTCCAACAACCCTGGTGAGTCTCGTTGGCAGAGCGTGTTCGCAATGGGAAGAATTGGCACAGATATTTCCAAGAGATCGTCGTGGATGTGAGATTAGCGGATTCAGGCTTTTCTATGAAATCTGGAAACAATGTCTCCAAATTTACCAAGGCTGGAGCAAGACGCTTTCTACTACAGCAGATGTTCTTGCAGCAGCAGTCGTCTCGGGGATGGCTATGGTGTGGCGTGCCGTGGATATCAGGATAGCTCTATGCCTTGGCTGAATCCTCACCTGTCAAATCGCTCAGGAGATGGTCAACGTATTAAAGTAGCAGAGAGAACCAGTTATGTCTTGCTATTCCTTATGGCTGGCTCTACCTTGGAGAGTGCCGACATAAAGAGGACTCCTTTCCAAGTGGCTGATATTAGGCGGCGTTGAAGAAAGATGTTCGGGAGCAGGAGGCATACTTACTGTCAACAGCCACTCCTTGCTCTTGTGACATGTGCTATTTGCCAAGGAGCGCTTGCCAGTTTGGCTCGAGAGACAATAACAATGAAGAGGTGGATTATTAGCTGATTGAGTATGGAAGACTGCATGGATTATCCACTAGGTAGATGCCGCACAGAGACTACGAGTCAAAAGCAGGCTGGAACTTCATTCCGGAATACGGAGGACGGGGTACAGATTATTTGTCCCAAAACGCCGTGTATGTAAGAGAGGAGGGTGGAGAGAGCCAGTTGGAGAATGTTCCAGTTTTGTGAATGATTTCGGTACCGCTGCCCGAGACTGCGTGCCAAAGCTGCAAAAGTTTCCGTTATTTTGATTAGCCGCTTCCATTCCGAAGGTCAATGAGCGATTGACCGCCGTCAATGGCCAAAACTAGACAAGTGTTTTGGTCCCTGGAGAGAGATTTAACTTTGAGTAGCACATCCACTCACTGCATGGTTGTTCACACCTGGGGTTAGTGCAAATGGAACTTATTGGGAAGTCGAATAAGGCCGGGTTGCCAGTTCCCAGAACAAGCAAGCCTGTTCgacatttttttttaaccGCATGTCCCCATGCTCAAGTCGGAATACCAACCCCAAGGGATCCTCAAAACAACAAGCCTTGTAAATGAGTGTTGCAAGGATCATAGTCTGATGGGATGCTCGGGCCAATGcgacatgatggcttctccACCGTCTCCTCTCTGCTAGGATGGTGGTCCAGTGCTGGGGCTGAGACTAATTTGAGTCGATCGTGGTCGACTTCCCACGGACGCCGAACAAGTCAAGGGGTGGCCTGTCATGAGCTTTCACCAGTCCTCAGACTGCACAGTAATGTTCTTCCACCTTGCTGCGAGTCCTGGTGACCTGTAGCCGTGCCTGCGCCGAGGCTAGCTAGGACTGAGATTGCTTTCGCCCCTTTGTTGGACATGATTCCCGCTTCAACATACTATATCAATACCATCAGCTCAAATGCAGACGACGAATGGACGTCATAGAAGGCTGAAATGTATGGTGTTGCCTACGGGGAGAGAATAGATTGAGGCTCAACAAGAGCCGTTTGGCCTCCAGTCCCCTCTTTTTGAGGATTTGCGGCAAGCCGCgattgccatgccatgcaaaCAAATTCTCCTCATTCACCATTCACTGAGGTTGGTTGGTTAATTTTTCATACTTCTCCCATGCGCATCCACGCCATTTGCATATTATCCCAGGCAGAGAGGCTGTGTTCCTTCTGGCACCTCCATCACTTCCCCACGCCACTGACATCAACCAGCGCAGGCGCTTCATGGCACATGCGCTCATTCGTAGAGGGCAAGGCACCCATAGACCATGCATCTTTGCCTGCGACTCTCCGACAGGTCCAATGCAACCACCAGGGGTTCGTTGATGGTGGCTGGCACTTGCCACCATCAAGTGGAAACCTGTCGTTGTTCCTCACAGATTCTGGACCCGTCACGATAGGGTCGTCATCTCAAATCTTTCGGCATGCATTTTTTTCTGTAGCTTACCCAGCGCAGTCTCCCTGCAATACGACATGGAGGCCACAAGTTTGGATTTGGTGACTTGTTGCATGTGGTGAACactgttggtggttttaCCCATCGTCTTACAATTCTTGCCACAACTCCCATCTCTGATACAGCCCAAACGGATCAAGATATCCTGCAATATTGCAGTCGCGTGCCGATCGACTCCCTCCGTTCACCTTTTTATGCACTCAAAAGGGCATATTGAGACGTCGAAGCCACTTGATAGtgtctcatctcatccgGACGCCAGCAAGGTTTGTCTTTGACGACGGTGCTGATCGGCGAAAGTTCCGTGGAATGTTCGAATCTGTCCAGGAACATGATGCGCTAGTCGCCGGCCACTTCCTATCTCCCGTCGCCGgcactccatgtcctcagCCCCCAGTACCCTTCCGGTGTGGCTGCCAGGTGGGCAAGCTGGTCCTGCTTTCTTGGTGCGCGGTCAGGACAACATGGCGCCAATGCACGGCGGTTAGGAATGGGGCGAGTCAGAAGCAGCAtgttgaagagcttgacaTCAAACCCCTGGCTGCGCCGATGACTTGGTTGTGTGAGCATGGCAAGGGGGTTGCAAAATGATGCGCAGTCTTTGAAGTACCCTCAGATAGTAGGAAGAGAGATCAGAAGGCCTCAGCAGCTATAGAATGTCCAAAAAAAATTAAGAAAAATGCTTAAACCACTAGAGTTTAAGCTCACCTATTAAATAGTAGTCTTAATGTTAAATTATGGCATTCTTTGTGATAGTTATGGCCGATTAGACTTAATAGGTTTATTTGACGGTACCGTTGTAGGTGCGTGTTATTTTGCAACCCGCCTGCATGGCCATGTCCACCCATCCAGAGAACCTGACACTATCAAGCCACCACCCACCCAACTGCCTGGTTGGTCTGGCTCGTCCTGAAGCAGCACCCTGCTCCGTCTCTCTGTGGTCCAGGCTGGACAGCCCCAAGACAAGACTGGTCTGCTCGTATGCGCCATGCTCCGCAACAGTCCTGCATGGCCAGCTATCCTTTGACAGCAGGTCCTTCGTCCGAAGAGCTTCCGTAGTATAGACAAGGGCCTCTGGTTCCACGAGTTGACCACCGTCTCTCACGTGGCAACTTCACCTAATGGGCTTTCAGCAGATCGCCGGTTTCGATGAAGCTCAGTCTGCCAGCATGGTGGAGAAAGGGACAAGGAATGCCAGAGAACACCGACTCTGTGTGCCGGACAGCCCAGAACGTGAGCTGAAAATGGACGACTTTTATCGATGTCATCGTGGCGTTGCACTCTATTGACCTAGCCACTTTCATCCTAGCATTAGTATGTCCAGCAGTGCACGCAGGACGACTCCTTGGCGTTTGCGACAACAAGACGCAACCAGCTGGTCCTGTAATTACAATAGAAGCGCAGAATAGCACCCAGCACACCCCATAGTACAGCAAACAACTTTGTCGTGGACTCTtggtcaagggcaaggatgtTCTGATGAATCGTACCCGCCTTGTCTTACAGCTCAGTGGGTTAGACTGGCATACTTGCGGAAAGTGTGCTATAATCAGCAAGACACCCCCGATAGCCAGAGTCAGACCTTCGAGATTCCAAAGGCCATTCTTTCACATTTCTCTTGGTTTCCTTTCGAGTCGGGGAATTCACTATTGCCCATGATGCTATATGACAAGGATTTTGTCATAACACATCATTCGAGAGAGCATGGTCCAATATCGCGCTGACTGTAATGGCGTGACTCCGTCAAGCTGATTTCAGCGTTTGATGTGCTGACAATTGGAGATGATAGGAATAATCCTTGCAATACGTTTTGATTTTTGAGAACCATTATCGTGGCTGACCGGTAGATATTTGTGGCCATATTTAGATCCCATTGCCCATCAGGC from the Pochonia chlamydosporia 170 chromosome 6, whole genome shotgun sequence genome contains:
- a CDS encoding C6 finger domain-containing protein (similar to Cordyceps militaris CM01 XP_006670553.1); the encoded protein is MDEYYHNFLTSMSGVGGHPTTNADELNMSTMSAYHIPIPGPTMQNPYHSLGHLGTYSDPSLLHASKTSKGRKKSIAGPTFGAEHVKHRRTRSGCFMCRSRRVKCDETRPICERCKKGNRDCVYPDPPTAKISKPKDSSTSSQKTSPKSSNDGDDTDVDPVILPLETIPDEDEPEESSAGERSDSQMSGSKAKGGLNRKITRRQSTDSLSQDGNKESSPSVSTGGSSVTIAPSIDLNIVTDGRADWSHLPLDYQRCLDYFVENITNFHYSIMHDADDFFSTILPSLAVQHEPLLNAVVGFATYHATLQNPNGQLEDFLKYYNKSVTLLLESINRKEMNNVLNLVTILQLLTIEEYFGDWVNLMGHQKAAFQVIRKIFTADTVMQTPLGRACIDWYTRYDCFVAIMGGFPTDLPREWFSQMNKYNESQIATSPDALRWKISLRSTQLRAISYDMSMLYARGSRGQIGHEDFTREHNRITNKLLEWKSTWDAALSNPEYLVTDFSYKNETDPGDIIDPYMPGLLYKLPLFTNTLISTEWTSIMIMHLSQSSDIPAGQAFMEMAKHAYTICQYFETVEFWPLKPKGALIPLQCCISIAALFLPRDSRHHMWLRKKFALLDTMGFIHPTARRMKMAQLFRDPSCAHWWLPNEEGLTPVLQAIRNFADERNTAAVNAQHENIREVRHLFAKMEAAESALMMQGNEVGMP